The following proteins come from a genomic window of Nicotiana tomentosiformis chromosome 12, ASM39032v3, whole genome shotgun sequence:
- the LOC104089299 gene encoding aspartic proteinase CDR1-like, producing MKMNTKASTLFSTFTFLAFFHLSLVSCRKIISNPSGNGFTLDLIHRDSPLSPFYNPSITHSNRLRNAFLRSFSRESFFKKSSFASANDTIQSDIIPIPGEYLMKISIGTPPVEIIAIADTGSDLTWTQCKPCTSCFKQTAPIFDSKQSSTYKTIGCNAEECASLETSSCVRGNICEYQMSYGDQSQTIGDLAFDKFTFPSTSGNNVSIPNVVFGCGHDNSGTFNNYTSGIIGLGGGEVSIVNQLDKQIKGKFSYCLIPIPLQSSISNATSHINFGHSATVYGPNVVSTPLIKKEPSTFYYLNLEGISVGNKRVEFKSSKIASSNAFGGDEGNIIIDSGTTLTFLPNDFYLNLESILLESINATRIDDPSGTFGICYESKDGTIDAPKIVAHFTDADLVLAPSSTFAEVEEGLVCLTLVPAEQIAIFGNLAQANFLIGYDLVANKVSFKPTDCTKY from the coding sequence ATGAAGATGAATACTAAAGCTAGTACTCTCTTTTCTACATTTACTTTTTTAGCTTTTTTTCACCTTTCTTTAGTTTCTTGTCGCAAAATAATAAGCAATCCTAGTGGAAATGGCTTCACTCTTGATCTTATCCATCGCGATTCTCCTCTTTCGCCTTTCTACAACCCATCAATTACACATTCAAACCGCCTACGAAACGCCTTCCTTCGATCATTTTCACGGGAATCTTTCTTCAAGAAAAGTTCCTTTGCTAGTGCTAATGACACAATCCAATCGGATATTATTCCAATCCCAGGGGAATATCTTATGAAAATTTCTATTGGAACCCCACCAGTTGAAATTATAGCCATAGCTGATACTGGTAGTGATTTAACATGGACACAATGTAAGCCTTGCACTAGTTGTTTCAAACAAACAGCCCCTATTTTTGATTCCAAACAAAGCTCTACTTATAAAACCATAGGGTGTAACGCTGAAGAATGTGCATCACTAGAAACTTCTTCTTGTGTGAGAGGAAATATTTGTGAATATCAAATGAGTTATGGTGACCAATCACAAACTATTGGTGATCTTGCTTTTGACAAATTCACATTTCCTTCTACTTCTGGAAATAATGTTTCTATTCCTAATGTTGTGTTTGGTTGTGGTCATGACAATAGTGGCACATTCAATAACTATACTTCTGGTATTATTGGCTTAGGTGGTGGTGAAGTCTCAATTGTCAACCAATTGGATAAACAAATCAAAGGGAAATTCTCTTATTGTTTAATCCCAATTCCATTACAATCATCTATTTCCAATGCTACAAGTCATATCAACTTTGGCCATAGTGCCACTGTGTATGGTCCTAATGTCGTTTCAACTCCCTTGATAAAAAAGGAACCGTCCACGTTCTACTATCTAAATTTGGAAGGAATTAGCGTTGGGAATAAGAGGGTAGAATTCAAATCTTCTAAAATTGCTTCTTCTAATGCTTTTGGTGGTGATGAAGGTAACATTATAATTGATTCTGGTACGACGTTGACTTTTTTGCCTAATGACTTTTACTTGAATTTGGAGTCGATATTGTTGGAATCGATCAATGCAACTAGAATTGATGATCCTTCGGGCACTTTTGGTATCTGTTACGAGTCTAAGGATGGTACTATTGATGCTCCCAAAATTGTCGCGCATTTTACTGATGCTGATTTAGTGTTGGCGCCTTCGAGCACGTTTGCAGAAGTGGAGGAAGGTTTGGTTTGTCTTACATTAGTGCCAGCAGAACAAATTGCTATTTTTGGAAACTTGGCACAGGCGAATTTCCTAATTGGATATGATCTTGTTGCTAACAAAGTCTCTTTCAAGCCTACTGATTGCACTAAGTACTAA